The genomic window CGAATCTGCACGTGCCGTCCGATGTGATCGTGGATGCCTCGATGCCGGCGCTCATCCGCAACGGCGGAAAGCTCTGGGGCGTCGACGGCGGCGAAGACGACACGCTCGCCGTCATCCCGGACTCCTCATACGCGAGCGTCTTCCAGACGGTCATCGACGACGTCAACGCGCACGGGCCGCTGGACCCCGCGACGATCGGCTCGGTGCCGAACGTCGGCCTCATGGCCCAGGCGGCCGAGGAGTACGGCAGCCACGACAAGACGTTCGAGATCGCCGCCCCGGGCGTCGTGCAGGTGCGCAACGCCGCCGGCGACGTGCTGCTCGAGCACGACGTGCAGCCGGGTGACATCTGGCGCGCCACGCAGACCAAGGACATCGCCATCCGCGACTGGGTGAAGCTCGCCGTCACGCGCGCCCGCGCGAGCGGCGCCCCCGCGGTGTTCTGGCTCGACGAGACGCGCGCGCATGACGCGGAGCTCATCGCCAAGGTGAAGACCTACCTCGCCGACCACGACACCGAGGGCCTCACGATCGAGATCCTCGCCCCGGCGGCGGCGACGCAGTACTCGCTCGATCGCCTGCGCAAGGGCGAGGACACGATCTCGGTGACCGGGAACGTGCTCCGCGACTACAACACCGACCTCTTCCCGATCCTCGAGGTGGGCACGAGCGCCAAGATGCTCTCGATCGTCCCGCTGCTCTCCGGCGGCGGACTGTTCGAGACCGGTGCCGGGGGATCGGCGCCCAAGCACGTCCAGCAGCTCGTGGCTGAGAACTACCTGCGCTGGGACTCGCTCGGCGAGTTCTTCGCGCTCGCCGCATCGCTCGAGCATCTCGCCGACTACACCGGCAACGTGAAGGCGCAGGTGCTGGCCGACACGCTGGATGCCGCGACCGGCACGTTCCTCGAGAACGACAAGTCGCCGGGGCGCGCGCTCGGGACGATCGACAACCGCGGCAGCCACTTCTACCTGACCCTGTACTGGGCACAGGAGCTGGCGAAGCAGCAGGCCGACCCGGAGCTCGCGGCGACCTTCGCCCCCGTCGCCGAGGCGCTGGCTGCGGCCGAGGAGCAGATCGTCGAAGAGCTCGTCGCGGTGCAGGGCTCACCGGTCGACATCGGCGGCTACTACCGTCCCGATGCCGAGCTCGTGACCGGCGTGATGCGTCCGTCCGCCACGTTCAACGCGGTGATCGACGCTCTCTGACCCGCATGACATGAGAAGAGCGGATGCCCCGGCCCGGGGCATCCGCTCTTTTCATGTGTCGAGGTGCGTCGGTCAGGCCTGCACGCGCACCTCGGTGCCGTTCGGCGCCCACGAGTAGAGGGACTCCGCCGTGCCGAGGGGCAGGTTGACGCAGCCGTGGCTCATCCGGTTGCCGAAATTGTTGTGCCAGTACGTGCCGTGGAAGCCCTGATCGCCGTTGAAGTACATCACCCACGGCACGTCTTCGGTGCAGTAGCTGTTGACGGCGTTCGGGTTGTAGCAGAGGGCACCCATGTCCTGCACCCGGACGTGCGAATTGATGCGGAAGTTGCCGGTGTGCGTGGGGGTGGCAGCCGTACCCGACGAGATCAGGAAGCTGTTGACCACCTGCCCGTTCTCGTAGATGTAGGTGCGCTGCTCGCTGAGGTCGACGACGATGTTGCGCGCCAGCGTGGTCGTGCTGACCGGCACCTCGGCGACCGGCAGCTTGAACACGGCGTCGCCGGAGCCCAGCTGCGTGGCGAAGGCGGCGGCGATGCCCGTGGCGTCGCCGAGCTGCCGCCCGGACTGGCCTGCCGCGATCGTCTTGAGCACCTTGCCGCCGGTGTCGGTGATGACGACGGCGTTCTGGGGCGCGCGGTCCACCGCGGCCGCCAGGGTGTCGACGACCGGCTGGATCGCAGCGGGGTCGGCCGTGATCGCGAACTTGTCACCCTGAGGGGCGATGGAGAGCCAGGATGCCGCGACCGCGCGATCGACCGGCACCGTGCGCTCCTCGCCGATGTAGAAGCCGACCGTGTCGAGCATGCCGTTCAGCTGCGCCACCGTGGCGTCGGCGGTCTCGGTCGGGATGGCGGCCGGGATCGGGGCGGGGACGGGTTCCACCTGAACGCGTGTCTGGCCTGCCGCGAAGGCCGCCTGGATCGCCGCCTGGACGGTCGCGACGTCGACGCCGGCACCGGGGACGGCGGGCGTGGTCACGTACGACGCGGTCGCGGCATCGAAGGCGAGGGTCGCATCGACCGGATCGGTGTACAGCTGGGGGGCGGCATCGTGCAGTGCCTCGGTCGCCGTCGCGGCGTCGAGTGCGACTTCGGCCTCGTCGGCCGCGAACCACGCCGTCGGGTTCCACATCGGGTGCTCGGCGAAGGCCGCGTCTGCCAGCGCCTGGGCGTCCACTGTGGCGCCGAGCTCGGCGCCGGTGATCTCCGCCTCCTCGCCGGTGCCGGTCAGCACGACCGTGGTCTCGGCGAGTCGCTGTTCGATGGCCTCAGCCGCGGCGCCGGGGGTCATCCAGCCGACAGAGACGCCGGCCACGGCGGTGCCCGGGGCGATCAGCAGCAGTGACGTGACGACGAGGCCGACCACCACGACGCCTGCGGCCGCGCTGATCCAGAGTGCGGTGCGCTTCCGCTTCGGCTTCGGCTCTGCAGGGGCCCACGCGTACACGGAGCCATCCGCTGCCGTTCCGGCGGTCGGGGGGACGAATCCGGGGGAGGGCGTGGGGTTCGGAACGGTTGAGGGCGCAAGAGGGGCCACCCCCGCCGGGGCGAGCACGGCGGTCGCCATCGCGACCGTCTCGAGGTCGGCGCCGGAGGTGCTCTCGGCGTCCGCGGCGATGGAGTCGGTCTCGGCGTGGGCGTCGGCGTCGGCGTCGTCCGAGGTCGGGGCGTCGGCGGCTTCGGCTTCCGGCTCTGCGGCAGCTTCCGGCTCGGGCTCTGCAGTGCCTTCGGGCTCCGGCTCGGGTTCTGCGATGGCTTCGGGCTCGGCGTCGGCGTCCACGTCGGCTTCACCGACGGGAGCGTCGTCGTCGGCCGGAGCGGCCTCGGATGCCTCTGCCTCGGATGCCTCGGCCTCGGGCGCGTCCGCTTCGGCCGCGTCCGCCTCGGCCTCAGGCGCGTCAGCCTCAGCCTCAGCCGCAGGCGCGTCAGAGTCCGGTGCCGCGGCCTCGGGCTCAGGCGCGTCGGCCTCGGCTTCGGGGTCGTCTGCCTCGGGCGCCTCCGCCTCAGGCGCGTCGGCCTCGGGCGCATCCGCCTCAGGCACGTCGGCCTCGGGCGCGTCCGCCTCAGCCGCAGGCGCGTCAGCCTCCGGTGCCTCGGCTTCAGCCTCCGGCGCGTCGGACTCGGCCTCAGGGGCATCGGACTCGGCCTCAGCCGCGTGCGCCTCAGCGTGCGGCGCCTCCGCTTCGGCCTCCGACACGTCAGCCTGGGCGTCCGCGTCGGCCGCGGGGGGCACCTCGGAGCCCTCTGCGGGCGCGACGGAATCCTCCGTGACGGCGTCCGCCTGAGTCACGGCATTCTGTTCGTCCGAAGCGGCCGACGGCTCGAAATCGGCCGCGGCGGTCGCGTCCTTGTCGACGTCCTGCTCAGTGTCGACGGCGTCATCCCCGGACGCCTTTCCGGCATGTGGCTGGGTCGCCAGATCTGTCACGCCTCACCCCCGAATGTGATCAACGCGTTCCCTTATGGTAAGGGACGCGCACCCGTCCCGAGGTCACGGCCTCATCACAGACGAATCGCCGGTCACGCGGCGAAACCCGCGGACCGCGTCGAAATCTGGCGGGACACGCAGGTCACGGTTTTGTAAAGCATCCGTTCAAATGCGGTGGAAGACTTGCGAAAAGGGAGTTCGTAAGGTCTACTAACAAACATGTCACCCATGGAAGCGCAGCGCGGCCCTTCCCTCGTCCACGCGCCGCACACCGCGAATGCCCGAGCTTTCGCCCCCGGGCGCACCCTGCGTCAGGGTACGAAAGTACTTCCCGAGCACGCCCGCGGTCACAACCGTGCCCTCGTCCTGCAGACGCTGTTCCACCAGGGAGCGATGAGCCGGGCCGACCTGTCCCGCGAGACCGGGCTCACCCGCGTCACGATCTCCGATCTGGTCGCCGAGCTGATCGCGGACGGCTTCGTCGCCGAGATGGGTGTGCGCGAGGCGTCCGGCCCCGGCAAGCCGGCCATCCTCGTCGACCTCGACCACGCCGGGCACCGCATCATCGGGCTCGACCTGTCGGGCAGCGACACCTTCATCGGCGCGGTGCTGACGCTCGACGGCAGCATCGTCGCCCGTCGCGAGGTCGCCCTCCCCGCCGACGAGGACGTCGTCTCGACCGTGGTCGAGCTCGCTCGTGGTCTCGTCGCGGACTCCCACGCCCCCGTGCTCGGGATCGGCGTCGGCACGCCCGGTGTCGTCGACGACCGCGGCGTGATCCTCACGGCGCCGAACTTCGGCTGGGCGGGCTTCGATCTCGAGGGCGCGCTGCGCAGCGCCCTCGGCGTTCCCGTCCTGGTCGCCAACGACGCCAACGCGGCGGTGCTGGCGGAGTACACGTTCGGCGGCGCTCCGGACGACGTGCTGCTCGTCAAGGTCGGGCGCGGCGTCGGCTCGGGGCTGCTGCTCGCCGGCCAGCCCATGCGCGGCAGCCGCTTCGCGGCCGGTGAGATCGGCCACGTCACCGTCGGCACCGACGGCGGTCCCCAATGCGCGTGCGGGAAGGTGGGATGCCTCGAAGCCTGGCTGTCGGTGCCCTCGCTGTCGTCGCGCTTGGGTGCGGCATCCGATTCCGAAGCGCGTGAGGGGATCCTCCGCGATGCGGGGGAGCGGCTCGGCATCGCGCTCGCCCCCGTGGTCGGCGCACTCGATGTGTCGGAGATCGTGCTCTCCGGCCCCCCTGAACTTCTCGGCGGTTCCCTCGCGGAGCAGACCGTCGAGACCCTCCGCGCGCGCACACTCGCGCCGTCCGTCGACGAAGGCGTGCGCGTGCGGATGACGGAGCAAGGCCAGGACATCGTCCTGCGCGGCGCGGCCGTCATGGTCCTGTCAGGACAACTCGGGGTGTCCTGACGCAGCGCCATCGCTCCGGAGGTTCCCCAGGAAGCGACTGGTCACACCGTCCGGGCCGACGCCCGGAACCCCGGTTCCCCCCGGATGGGTCACCCGGCCCACCCGAACACCCACAGAAGACACGAAAGAAGACACCATGAAGAAGACGCTCGGAGCCGTAGCGCTCATCGGCGCCTCGGCACTGGTGCTCGCCGGCTGCGCCGGCGGGACCACCCCCGGTGGATCGGACGACGCCTCGGGGTTCGACCCCGAAGGCGCCGAGAACCAGGACATCACGTTCTGGGTCATGGGTGGCGACACCCCCGATGAGCTGCGCGAGTACCTGAAGGACGAGTACAACGCAGCCACCGGCGGCACCCTCACCATCGAGGAGCAGTCGTGGGGCGACGCGCTGACCAAGCTGGCCAACCAGCTTCCCGACGCCAAGAACACCCCTGACGTCACCGAGATCGGCAACACCTGGTCGCCGACCTTCACCACCTCGGGCGCCTTCAGCGACCTGAGCGGCATCTACGACGACCTCGGCGGCGACGACCTGCTCCAGTCGTTCGTCGACGTC from Microbacterium sp. ProA8 includes these protein-coding regions:
- a CDS encoding L,D-transpeptidase family protein; the encoded protein is MTDLATQPHAGKASGDDAVDTEQDVDKDATAAADFEPSAASDEQNAVTQADAVTEDSVAPAEGSEVPPAADADAQADVSEAEAEAPHAEAHAAEAESDAPEAESDAPEAEAEAPEADAPAAEADAPEADVPEADAPEADAPEAEAPEADDPEAEADAPEPEAAAPDSDAPAAEAEADAPEAEADAAEADAPEAEASEAEASEAAPADDDAPVGEADVDADAEPEAIAEPEPEPEGTAEPEPEAAAEPEAEAADAPTSDDADADAHAETDSIAADAESTSGADLETVAMATAVLAPAGVAPLAPSTVPNPTPSPGFVPPTAGTAADGSVYAWAPAEPKPKRKRTALWISAAAGVVVVGLVVTSLLLIAPGTAVAGVSVGWMTPGAAAEAIEQRLAETTVVLTGTGEEAEITGAELGATVDAQALADAAFAEHPMWNPTAWFAADEAEVALDAATATEALHDAAPQLYTDPVDATLAFDAATASYVTTPAVPGAGVDVATVQAAIQAAFAAGQTRVQVEPVPAPIPAAIPTETADATVAQLNGMLDTVGFYIGEERTVPVDRAVAASWLSIAPQGDKFAITADPAAIQPVVDTLAAAVDRAPQNAVVITDTGGKVLKTIAAGQSGRQLGDATGIAAAFATQLGSGDAVFKLPVAEVPVSTTTLARNIVVDLSEQRTYIYENGQVVNSFLISSGTAATPTHTGNFRINSHVRVQDMGALCYNPNAVNSYCTEDVPWVMYFNGDQGFHGTYWHNNFGNRMSHGCVNLPLGTAESLYSWAPNGTEVRVQA
- a CDS encoding NADP-dependent isocitrate dehydrogenase, which codes for MTDSTIIYTYTDEAPALATASFLPIVQAVTRQAGVDVETRDISLAGRILAAFPQNLTPEQQVGDALAELGGLATLPEANIIKLPNISASIPQLKAAIAELQSQGYDIPDYPDEAQSLEDKDVRARYDRIKGSAVNPVLREGNSDRRAPLSVKNYARKHPHRNKPFPQGSKTRVATMGHDDFRSNEKSFVSSGDDVLTIQHVAADGTVTELKTGLKVLPGEIIDATFLSAAELDAFLAQTLKDAAADDVLYSVHLKATMMKVSDPIVFGHVVKAYFADVFEKYGDKIAEAGLTPNDGLGAILAGLPSVEGGEEIAAAITADLERGPRLSYTNSDKGLTNLHVPSDVIVDASMPALIRNGGKLWGVDGGEDDTLAVIPDSSYASVFQTVIDDVNAHGPLDPATIGSVPNVGLMAQAAEEYGSHDKTFEIAAPGVVQVRNAAGDVLLEHDVQPGDIWRATQTKDIAIRDWVKLAVTRARASGAPAVFWLDETRAHDAELIAKVKTYLADHDTEGLTIEILAPAAATQYSLDRLRKGEDTISVTGNVLRDYNTDLFPILEVGTSAKMLSIVPLLSGGGLFETGAGGSAPKHVQQLVAENYLRWDSLGEFFALAASLEHLADYTGNVKAQVLADTLDAATGTFLENDKSPGRALGTIDNRGSHFYLTLYWAQELAKQQADPELAATFAPVAEALAAAEEQIVEELVAVQGSPVDIGGYYRPDAELVTGVMRPSATFNAVIDAL
- a CDS encoding ROK family transcriptional regulator; amino-acid sequence: MSPMEAQRGPSLVHAPHTANARAFAPGRTLRQGTKVLPEHARGHNRALVLQTLFHQGAMSRADLSRETGLTRVTISDLVAELIADGFVAEMGVREASGPGKPAILVDLDHAGHRIIGLDLSGSDTFIGAVLTLDGSIVARREVALPADEDVVSTVVELARGLVADSHAPVLGIGVGTPGVVDDRGVILTAPNFGWAGFDLEGALRSALGVPVLVANDANAAVLAEYTFGGAPDDVLLVKVGRGVGSGLLLAGQPMRGSRFAAGEIGHVTVGTDGGPQCACGKVGCLEAWLSVPSLSSRLGAASDSEAREGILRDAGERLGIALAPVVGALDVSEIVLSGPPELLGGSLAEQTVETLRARTLAPSVDEGVRVRMTEQGQDIVLRGAAVMVLSGQLGVS